The DNA segment GTTAGCAATGTTAGCTGTCGTGCTAGTGGGGAATTGTAACATATCAATCAATAAAGGATTTATttgaataacaaaaaaaaaaatgtttggaGGGGACATTAAGATATAATGATTTTTGTAGCATTTCTCTAAGTACATTGTATGTACCTTGCATTGGATTTAATGTACACTTGAGATTACCAGACATGACCACCTATGTGGCCCTCTAGCACAAACAATACCACTTATGTCTTATGCTTTGTTTGGaaaacattttttatttatgaaaattaaaataaattttaatttttagtttcTTGTCCTTTTTTTTAGAATATAAAAATGTTTATCAACATTTATATCGCAAGATATAATCACTTACAAGTTATAACCCAGCAAATATTctattattgttattttatgAAACccaatattattatataaaaaaacgaAATATTTTTGTAGCATTGATTTGtatagtaaaaaataaaaatttctctTTTGGTAGGTGGTGGGTTTTGTctccaattttttaaaaaaatatagcataaaatatttattatactaAAGATACATTATTctcaatataaatttaaaatattgtttTCAGTTGAATACTGTGTTTGAACAGATACACGAATTCtggccaaaaaaaaataataataacagaTACACGAATAAAATTGTATGGGGACATTTTTAAATACGTTAAGATTGAGGGGGAAAAaaccaaatattttttgaaaattgacaAGAGCATGTTGAAACTCATTATCTTGCCAAGTAATTAAGGGACATTCAACATGGATATCATTTAAAATTCACAATTTTTATGTGAAAAtggataaattttttaaaaaaattaaagagaaattcaaatttttaataGAGGAGATTTTATTTCATATAATGGTTAAATTAaacaatatttgaattgatatttgcgTAAATACTTATTAGGAAAAGATGTTTTAAGTATGTAATAATTTTACATGTTATGGttgataaaaaaatgaaaaacatggAAATAtgtcaaaaaaacaaaaaacataaGGAGATGAAACCATTTTATAGCTTAATTTTGTGAAACTCATATTCATATTTGACCCGAATCataaaaatttagtttttttaGGTTAAATTATTTTCACTCTATATAGATCGGATCGACCTATGAAATCGTCTCACAAGAAACTTATCTTATCGAAAAAACTTATATAACCAAAAAAAGCAAGATTTAGATTACCCGATCCCAACAGTCTAATGAATCAATTTTATTAAgacaaaaactcatatgagacggtcttaagggtcatttttttgagacgggtcttttatatgggttattcattaaaaaaatattatattttatgtcaaaagtattacttattattataaatatgagtagaGTTAACTCCTCTCACAAATAAGACCATCTCACAAGAGCATTACTTTTTTATTAAATGAATCTTCGAATCAactcatataaaatataatatattatatcaataaATTTCTATCTATACATTCTTGAAAAACCAACTCAAATTTTATATAGAGGAAGATTATAGCAAGTAGCAACACATAATCATacgaataatataaaattaattagggTGAGACCGTGGTGTGGGTCAGGCAGACACGACGTCGTCAGGCAATTCCATGTGGGCACATGGCGCTGCTTACACTACATTATTATTATCGTTATATATACACACTCCCCCTCTTCTCACCTCCTCTCTCCTTTCATCGCACAGCCATTTTTACATACAGATCAAGAAAATATATGTTATGTAGATCTTGCTTTTGTTAGTGATTCTGTGATAGCATTGATACAAAGCATCGCGCGGGGATCAAGAAACCGGAGAAATGGAGAAAGGAAGTGACGGGTTTGTGAGAGCAGATCAGATAGATTTGAAGAGTTTAGATGAGCAGTTGGAGAGGCATCTCAACAGGGCTTTGACTATGGAGAAGAACAAGAAGAATAATCAAGAAGAGTACTCCGGTTCCGCCGCCGCagccgcagcagcagcagccgCGCCCCCCGCCGCGATGCCCGTGACCAGGAGGCAGAGGCGGGAGTGGGAGATTGATCCCTCTAAGCTGGTTATTAAAGGTGTGATTGCGCGTGGAACCTTCGGAACTGTTCACCGTGGCATTTATGACGGCCAAGATGTTGCCGGTCAGTCACCGCTCTGTCACGCTTTAACTCTGTCTCTTTTTTTCTTGGTCCCTTTTATTAGTTTTCTACTTTTGATTTGTTAAAAGTTTAGGCCTTTTTTGAATGATAATTATATACACTGTCGACCCTTTTTGTCATTTTCTGGcttattaatattttctttattttttgtgtgtttctccTTCATCCCCAAATTCATGTTTTTTTAAGCTTGAGAAACGATGTTTCTTTGCATATAGAAGTCTGTTTGATTCACACAAAGATTTGTTTACACTTGTTGAAGAAAATTTGACAGAGGTCAATTTTTAACAGTGAAATGGGATTGAGATTTAATGTGTATAGGTGGTCGAAACTTACTTTTGGCAAATTATGGAGAAAAATGATTTTACTTGAGTTGTCCTCGACTGGATTCTCCTCAAAGGTCAAGTTTTTGGGGCCACAATAAGTTTGGTCGGTCCTATACCAATATATTGATTGTGGTGTGGTCCTTACTCGGAGCTCTAAATTCATGTTCCATACCTCCTTGTGGGGTAGTGgtaaatcataaaatatttgtcttttcaattataaTTTGCTTTTTAGGTCCCATCCATTATCTCTTTAGTTTTCCTTTCTAGTTTTTTGGTGGTAGTGGTGTATGACCAAGTACACAGGGAGTTCTCATCTGTGAAATTTTATCTGTTTCACCGCATATGACTCCTCAACTAATTGTTGATAATCTAAAGACGATGAAGATCTTGTGATGCTATAAGTTTTGTTATCGTTTGTGATGTAAAGTAGATGAAGTTATTCGTTTACAATCATCTGAGGCTGGTAAATATTTGGAGAAAAAAAATTCCAGGCTTCAAATGTAAGGTGGGGATGAGGGTGGGTGATTGGTGTAATGAATGCATTCTCATGGAATCCGTGACCAATGGCACGGGTGTGAATTGAATTTAAAGATGACTGCAATAACTGGGGCTGGTATGTAATGAACTTTCATGTGATTCAACAAGTTTTTAAGTTTTGACTTGTATACTCTACAAAGATAACTGAGAAACGTTGTTTAGCTATCACAATTCACAAACTAGAGTAACATCATAGTTTCCAAAAAAAAAGAGTAACATTATAATATTATCAAGATAAGGATAACAAAAGTTTAGTTAACGCTCAGCTCTACACGTTTAAGGATCATGGCTTTTTTGTCtgaatattatattttcattgAAGTTCGGTAAGAACTTCAAATTTTGGAATTGGCCTAATATCAAGTACGGATTGCAGAgtattttatttgagaaagatTCACTTTTAAAAGTACATATAAATATGAGTTTCCTGCTCTATCTCCTTTAGGTCTGCCCCTTTTTTCAAGTGGTATTGATTGTGATCATGGAATATGAGATTCCAAATTTCAATATTTAGAATTTACGGGATTTAATCTTTGTATTaatttgggttaattcattgttGTTATCATGGTACTGTAAACCTGCCTGATGGTTCTGAACTTTTATAAACTAAATGAAAAATAACTGTTTTGCTTCAGACCACAGTATTGACCAATCAAGATTTTGGAGCCCCTACCATTGCCGCTTGTACTAATTTCCAAATACCTGTGATACTACATTTCTTTGCACTTATTCTAGTCGCCTACGTATATCGGGGCAAGATAAACAGATATGGATTTTTTTCACTTTGGAGCGCATCACTGCTTTTCTTTTGTCATCTACATAAACACGTTCACTCGACACACATTAGATGTCTGTTTTTTCTTGCAGTTCCACTGTTTTGTCAATTATAATATACAAAAAGTATTCATAGTTTTTCAATGTCAAAATTTGTTTTCTAACTGGTAGTTCCACCCATTTTTATCGTTGCGGTAGATAACTAGAGTTTGACATTTTGGTGGCTTTCTATGATCCTCAGTTAAAATGCTTGACTGGGGGGAAGAGGGCCACAGGACCGAAGCCGAAGTAGCATCATTAAGGGCAGCTTTTACTCAAGAAGTTGCAGTATGGCATAAACTTGATCATCCGAATGTGACAAAGGTTGTAATCTATTTCCGTCATCTTGAGCTTAATGACGTTTGGTTTGAAATGATTGGTTAACTGGTCTTCTCTGCTAACTTTTTTGTCCTTTTCACATCCTTCTGATGTTGATGTAATGTTTGCTTAATTCATATGCAGTTTATAGGTGCAACAATGGGATCTTCAGACCTTAACATTCAAACAGAAAATGGCCACATTGGCATGCCTTGTAATATATGTTGCGTTATTGTCGAATATCTTCCAGGAGGTGCCTTGAAATCATACCTCATAAAGAACCGTAGAAAAAAGCTAGCATTTAAAGTGGTCGTACAGATGGCACTCGATCTTGCTCGGGGGTACATTGAATTCAAATTTGTTCATTTTCACAATTATCAGTCTATGACTCTCTACTGACTGTTTTTGAAGTGATCTTTATCAAGTTGTTGACTATAAGTATGGCTGATTTTACCCATCGTTCTGTAGGCTAAGTTACCTTCACTCACAGAAGATTGTTCACAGAGACGTTAAGACAGAAAACATGCTGCTGGACAAGACACGCACGATAAAAATAGCTGATTTTGGGGTTGCTCGTGTTGAAGCCTCGAATCCAAATGATATGACTGGGGAGACTGGAACCCTTGGCTACATGGCTCCTGAGGTGTGTTGTATGCATTTATAAGCAGATAGTGAAAACACGTACAATTCATTTTATAGCATGATTTGCCTGGGGTGGTGGAGAGTGGGACCAACAAGAACCATTTTCTAAAAATGCAAAAAATTACTTGTTCTGCCTCTATTTCCATCAAACCTCAAAAAATTGGAAACATCTCTTACCCTCGAATTTTATCTTTCATGCACTTGGTGGTGTTCACGGATGACAATAGTCAAATTCCGGTGGCAAACAATGCCATCGGTCTAAATCACCGTTGTTAGCATAATAATGAGCCCTCCATCCTTTGAGAAAAAAGTTGATGCATTACTAACTTAAGCCTCGTGTCTACAAAACGAACTGCAGGTTCTGAATGGAAGCCCATATAATAGAAAATGTGACGTCTATAGTTTTGGCATCTGCTTATGGGAGATATATTGCTGTGACATGCCATACCCTGATCTTAGTTTCTCCGAGGTGACTTCAGCAGTAGTTCGCCAGGTACTGTCTATATTTTGTTATTACGTTTTCTAAAAATTCCAGCTAATATAAGATGTCCACGACATGCATTCATTCGCCCTTGCGTCTTATCCCCAGAATTTGCGGCCAGAGATACCGAGATGTTGCCCAAGCTCCCTTGCCAATGTGATGAAACGATGCTGGGATGCAAACCCGGATAAGCGTCCTGAAATGGATGAAGTTGTTGCGATGATAGAGGCTATTGACACATCGCGAGGCGGAGGAATGATCCCAGTTGATCAGCAACAAGGTTGTCTGTGTTTACGGAAAACTCGTGGCCCTTGAAAATTTACCTTTGGGAGTATGTAAAATTATCATATTTCTTGTATGACATGAAAACTAAATTGGAGTGTTCATAATGTAGGCTGCCAATATTTGCTAGATATTTCTCGCCTTCTACAAAATTTGGGGAAGCTTATATTTTTTCAGTCACAATGGGCATGCGTAATAATATGTTCATTTATCTATTGAATGTCTATTTTGCTGATACAGCTCATTTACTATGTGATATAATAATAACTAGTAATGCAGACACGCGAAAATTCATGCACGTGAAAATTCATGCACGTAAAAATATGCATATTTTCGTGTGTATAAATaggttatattatatttataaataatgaatatttttttatatttttaaattgaaaattaaaattaaaagatgatAGTCATAAATAGTTAGAGATATTTTTGTCCATCTATTAATTTGAAGGTAGTTATTCTAAGGAGTTCATgtgttattatattatattattattattatatagataaataaaattCTAACGCCCTTGAGTTTTCTTGTATTACAAAAAgattcaattaaattaaaaaacctCCCTTGAGTTTTTCTTGTCTTTCCAAAAGatccaattaaatttaaaatttatggcTACCTCCCTTCAACTTTGTAGGGGGTGTAGAAAACATAACAAAAATGATAAATGTCTATTATATTCTCAAAACaatttcataaaaaataattgaagaatGAAAAGTTAAATTATGGTTAGCCTATTATTTCATTTTTGCTatacataataataattaatagtaaaaatatgaaaagaaaatttaaatttaaaatagtcAAAATTACAAggtatatttgattttttatatatgtaatattttaattttaataaataaaattgtaactgttttttttaattatttattcattatatataatttaatacatATTAttgtcagaaaaataaaatgaattaaaatacaatcaaatttgatagtatattgaaatcaaatttgtcaaatattaaaaaaatatttaatctaaataattttttttgacaccatctaaataattattaaaacttcaaaaaaatgataaccttaaaaaaaattaacataggTCAAGTTACAATAATTTATGTTAATAAAAGGGGAAATTTTTTagcaacaaaataatttttttattaaattatttcatGGAGGGGGCAATATGTAAGATAAGTAAAAACGTCAAGAATGTGGTGGTTATTTAAAATTCacttgagattttttttttatttttgtattttttttattttgtaattgTCATGAAACCACAAGGATGAATATCAACGTAATTATCCCATCATAAAAAGTGCAAGTAAATTTGCACaattttcatttaaaatttgaatccGTAAATACGtcatatatataattgaaattttttttttcagatacacacacatgcatggagtatcaaaatatatatgaaaaatcaATCACTTTACATCAGAACTAATTGAATTTTTACACAAGAATTCAACATAGACGTCAATCAATTGCCCCATGTCCAACAAACGGATATAAatatgtatacatatatatatatatatgtatgtatatatataaccaaaattttaaaactatagAGACAAGAATAAATTTACATAACATAAAAGTTTATAAGGTGTACGTAGCAGCAATTAAGTGTATGTATTAGACCGGGGGAGCTGCGGAGTTGGTCCTCTGGAGTTGAATCTCTGGCTGGTTGGTGCCGCCGGTGCCATCGTCGTCCCAGTTGGTGGTCCGATAGTAGGTTGCATAGAGTATCAGTTGAACTAGCCCAGACAAACTTCCCAAACCATTGGGAATCTACATACGtacatgacaaaaaaaaaaaaaaaaaaacttggtaattaaattaattaaaaaactaaTATATATTTCCTATAATTAAATAAGATATATATTAGAGATCGAATGCATGTATTAATTACGATATATAGAAGAAGTGATTACCATGACATAGGGATCAAACTTGATGAGTGCATATGAAAACCAAATCATGCCATTCAAAAAATTGGCAAGCGACAGATAAAATGGCATGAATTTCACGCTCTTGGTTTTAATAACCCTTTtctgcaaaaaaaataaataaaaattaataagttaataaaaaaaatctaatcaaACAaccatatatataaaaatatataaatttgttACAACATACATACCATTACGGTCAAGGGAGATGTGTACATAATGACGTTGAAAACTATACACAATATTCCGATGAGCATTGATCTTTGCTTGGTGCCATGCAGAAACACCAATGTTATAAACACCACAATCACCATGAACACCAGTTCCACCAGTAGAGCCAGAAGAATTTTTcgctaaataatatttatgcaACAGATTCATTAATTaatctacatatatatatatatataattacaatgagatatatatatatagtttcgatCACATGAGCAACCACCATGGTCAATTACGTGAGCAACAACTGACGTGACAATCACTCATTGTATGTACAAGGTTCCATGTCAGCTGTTGTTCACGTAGTTGCCTATGGTGGTTGCTCATGTGAtcgaaactctatatatatatatatatatatatatatttataaatatatacgCACGCGTTTGGGCCAATCAGAGTAGATGAAGAAGATGGTGACATAGAAGAACTCGATGAAGAATCCGATGCCATTGATGGTGACGACCAGAAGGCTGTCTGGGTGAACAAAGGGCATCCCGTAGAAGACCCACATCGCGCAGTTGAGCACCGTCGCGATGTACGGGTCGGGTTTGAAAGCTTGCACCGATTTGGCTTTCCATATCTTGAAAAATGTTGGACTGGATCAATcaacaaattatatatataatgttagCTAGCACTAATACTTTATAGAAATAACTTATATTCTTTCTTCACTTAATAATTTGTATATATGTATAAGAGCATTACAGGGGGGATAGGAAGAGAccaaatgagatcacatttcctGCAAATTAAATTCAACAAAAGAAATCATTACAAGATTTAATCATATATAGAAAATAAATAGAGTGATTAAATTATAAGGCATCTGTCATTTACATTTAAcaagaacacatatatatatatgcatatatattaattatgatcatatgtatatatattttaacaagaacacatatatatatatgcatatatactaGGATCACAGACCGATAATTCCGACTATGGTCCTAGCTGTATCTGCGTCCACCATCTTtgaatctcaaaaaaaaaaatatatatgaaaaaatcgCGAAGGGACGACGAATGAATATATGTACAGATAATATAATGTGAGCGTTGGAATAATTAATGATCTGCAGGAACAAATAATTCCAACCCAGGGATTATATTTGGGGAAATACTTGTGTTATGAGTTTGACCTGGGCAAAGGAATCTATATATAGAGTTTCAAATGGATCATTGATGGTTATGGATTCACTTGTTGTCCTATAATCTTGGAGTCCATTTGACTTTTGCAAATTCAATCATGTTTACGATAAGTGTTGATCTTTTATTCATAGACGTACGTGAATGCATGCATGCAACTCGAtctatcattaattaattatcttcAAAAATTATCCCGTATTTAatgtatttaatttaaattttcattttgttaatatttatgtgttattacaTTTCCTTTTATTGCGCGCTACAAGGCATATTAATATCATGAGACTGTTGAATTCTCTGttataattaatgattaatttgaataaaacGTACAGTACaagcaattaattaattaaatccataGGTTATAAGGGAACAATAAAATACAGTAATTTTGTCATTAACTAACGTCATGATGCCCATTTTTATCATCTCATGCCatatttttagttgattttttttaatttttaatatttttgggattGCTTTATTAGAACATATATTTTATCTCATTTtgatgtatatatatcatgacTCTAACTTAAGATATATACCTAAaagaatatacatatatatatatacatatatatatatgtatatatatatatcatcatcatcaattTAGTAGATCAGTACTTGTCATCATCAcctttaattttaatatatcactttaatatatatatatatatatgggtttTGATATGGTCAGTACATATCATGTGCACTTATGTGTGCACCTGTTGATGTGGCGTTCACCTATTGGATGTAGAAGATGTCGCGTCAGCGATGCACACAAAAGTGCACATCATGGGTGCTCataatatcaaatttgatatatatatattaaaaaaaataaaccccACACTTGCGGCAGCGTAGAACTGATTAATTATAACTTTTGAGtggagtatgaatttttttttaattaaaatcatgTGATATTCAAATCTAAACTATTTAACGATACACAAATCTCTTGAGAAAaaatactcacatttcaataaatatatatatatatatagagttttgctatgctgcccatCTCCCGTGCCCACCTATGAAGTGacactcatccattggatgaaccatttgtatatgattcatctgatccattggatgattgccacctcataggtgggcatggagATTGGCACGGGAGGtgggcagcataacaaaactatatatatatatactttaagAATCTATTTTagtaacttttaaaaataaaaaaaataaatttttaattataattataaacttAAAAGATTTTAAAACCAATTAATTACGTAGAAatctaataaaaatatttttttctctgtGTTCATAGGCCatagctaaaaaaaaaaaaaaaagatcctctattatttttattagcacgttgatttttcaaaaattttattcatCCCTTAATTAATTTTCTGATTCCGTCCTTTGATTCACGTGCTTGACTTGCTCGATTGAAAAGACGAAAGAGGGAAACGTGAAATCttacaattttttttcactCCATTAATAATTGGTGAAGTTTGCAATTAGTCGTTTTTAATATTagtta comes from the Henckelia pumila isolate YLH828 chromosome 1, ASM3356847v2, whole genome shotgun sequence genome and includes:
- the LOC140875769 gene encoding bidirectional sugar transporter SWEET5-like, whose product is MVDADTARTIVGIIGNVISFGLFLSPLPTFFKIWKAKSVQAFKPDPYIATVLNCAMWVFYGMPFVHPDSLLVVTINGIGFFIEFFYVTIFFIYSDWPKRRKILLALLVELVFMVIVVFITLVFLHGTKQRSMLIGILCIVFNVIMYTSPLTVMKRVIKTKSVKFMPFYLSLANFLNGMIWFSYALIKFDPYVMIPNGLGSLSGLVQLILYATYYRTTNWDDDGTGGTNQPEIQLQRTNSAAPPV
- the LOC140880237 gene encoding serine/threonine-protein kinase 52, translating into MEKGSDGFVRADQIDLKSLDEQLERHLNRALTMEKNKKNNQEEYSGSAAAAAAAAAAPPAAMPVTRRQRREWEIDPSKLVIKGVIARGTFGTVHRGIYDGQDVAVKMLDWGEEGHRTEAEVASLRAAFTQEVAVWHKLDHPNVTKFIGATMGSSDLNIQTENGHIGMPCNICCVIVEYLPGGALKSYLIKNRRKKLAFKVVVQMALDLARGLSYLHSQKIVHRDVKTENMLLDKTRTIKIADFGVARVEASNPNDMTGETGTLGYMAPEVLNGSPYNRKCDVYSFGICLWEIYCCDMPYPDLSFSEVTSAVVRQNLRPEIPRCCPSSLANVMKRCWDANPDKRPEMDEVVAMIEAIDTSRGGGMIPVDQQQGCLCLRKTRGP